From the genome of Takifugu rubripes chromosome 10, fTakRub1.2, whole genome shotgun sequence:
AGGGGCAGAAAGAACATGCATGAAGACctgaaaaataaagtaaaaaattaTTCTGGAGCTCATGAGGCAACTGCAGATTCATAGCAGAGGGAGGGCAAGAGCCTCTTCAAGAAtgggcgccatctgctggagggGCCCCGTCAGGACAAACATATTGACCCTCCCTTTGTGCTCTGTTttgaatataatataatataatataatataatataatataatataatataatataatataatataatataatataatataatataatataatataatataatataatatttctCATTTGTGGTGCACTGTACAcattatattttgttttagcTCCAGCTAGCCAGCTAGCAAGGCTGAAATAAGGTGATAAGGTGGGTCAAAATGCTGAATAATGATAACCAATGTTGTTGTTCTGCAACACATCCCTAAAAAGGAAATCCTTCAACAAATTTGTAAGTTGGGCTATTAGGCTGGTAGGAGAACCACAGCTGAAGCTGGAATTGCCCACCTGAGTATCCTCCCATCAGGCCACAGACACAAACCAACCGATTCAGGCACGGCTTTGTTCCTCCAGTAGAACACTAAATTCAACAGAATAAtcttttaatggctttttaaaaaaatatgggTGTATGTCCTTCAGTCTcaactactgttgctgctggtaTATTTTCACAGTTTATGCCGGCGGTCTTTTCTTTGTCTGTATAAGTGCTTGTGTGAAAGCAGCTTGCCAAAATGTACCTTTAGGTACTAATAAAGGGACCTTAACCCTTTTACAACAATGATATCTACcaggatgaataaataaatcaagacaGGGATCAAATCAAATTCCCAATCGTATAAGCATCATTTGATGCCTTTGTTGCAAGGAGGTCCAGACATGAACCATTTTATTGGGATGGGTGTTGAAAGACATGCTGGTTTAGTGAAGTTTCTTGAATGGTATGTACTCTTGTTGTTGACTTATTAAAACTGTTGTGATTGTGTGGGATGAGTAATCTGGCCTGAGGCAGCACATTGGTGTGCAGCTCTCAGACCTTTTGAGTCAACTCTCTGGGAAGAGAAAATGGTGTTTTGACActgaaaaacttttttttttaaatgtgaaccaCTCAAATGTGCTGCTATTGTTTGGCTCGATGATTCTAAAATCTTGATGGAAGGGACACCTGTAGCAATAAATCAAGGTTGGCACTGACAGGCTCCTGGCGTTCCAGGGTTGAATTCCAGGAAAACCGACAGCTGTTGGTTGATTAGACTGACAAGGCCGCATGAAAACGCAAATTACTTATGAATTGTATTATTATCATGTGAAAAACAGAGCAACATTTATCCATCAGCATTCCAGTATTCCAGTATTCCAGTATTTGAAACACATGATGCAACCACGGTGGAAAATCAAAGGTTGGCAGAGAAAGAGAATTATGGATGAACACATGGTTACGTTGTCGGAATAGAGAAGAAAACATGACTGACAGCAGCGGAGACCAATTAATAATGAATCAGCCTCGTTATCGGAgagaaacaaaatgaaataCAGGAGCACGATGGCCTGTTGTAGTTTGGACCACACCTGCTATCAATACGTGCATGCGTTTCACTCCTTCCACTGCATTTCGTTGAGAGCCAATTgttgttttaataaagtttgcaaGTGCTCCGTGTATTTTCGGGCATGAATGACAAGCACAGCCTGGTTATAAGGCAGCCTGTCTGTCATGGGGCTGTGATTTATATGGAAATGTGAACAAGCCCAGTCTGTGCTATagaagatgaagatggaacCCAGATGGTGATGTAAACTCGAAGGCTGAATCATGTGGATTTCTTTTTGTCTGGGTTATAAaggtaaaaacatgaaaacacgtGTTGTCTTTCCTCAGTTGTTGGATCCTCTTAATAATTGATTAGTCCATGGAAATGCTGAGCTGCTTTCATTTAGCTCTGCATTGAAGGTGTCTAAAAGGCTCCATTCTTCCGGTGAATGGGCATTTAAAATGACTCCTGGCAGCACGAACCAAACATGCCTCAAAGATGGATGACATCCATCTGAACTTGGCCCACCGAAAACGAGCTTGCTTAATCCGGAGGACTTAATGGGAGTCAGCGGAATCATCTCTGACAACCTTGTGCTGTGCTTCTTTAGACTTTGCTCGGTCCTTTGAGACTATTGTGCAGCGTTCCCTCAGGACCCGACAGCTCATTGAGGGATTAATACATATTTCTATCAGCCATGGGCTGATGATGATTAAAGTGTTATCCATGACTTTTTAGCGACAGAAAATATGAATAATGATTCAAAAACAATTGTTTTCAAGCGTGGCATTTTCTTTTATGTCTGTTATagaaacagcacatttaatCTGCTGTTTATGTCCCCTTCAGGTAGGATCCAACAGCCGTAGAGGTTTCCAAGAGTCCCTTGATTTAAAACCAAACCAAAGTGAGACCTGCAGCTGTAGAGAATACTGAAAATCCCACAGAATATTtcagaaattaaaaacaaatgacatcCCAGAATGCTGGGTTGATGAGGTCTTTGTTCCCATGATGGAGAATTAGCCACCCTTTAATCAAGAGAAGGCCAACACAATAGAGGAAGTGGTTGAGGTCACGTTTGAGGTCAGTAAGGCTTTAACCTCATGACCTGATGTCTCTGATTCCGCGGCGACGCAAACGTACAATCCTGTTATTTCTGCCCAATATGTGCTGCTGCCTCTTTGCTTTGACTGAAAGCCATGAAAGCTTCTGTTTTTCTAGATGATTGCATCGTTTTGGGGATAATTCTATGTTAGCCGTCCTGTGGGTTGTTAAAATTATCCACCGAGCAGCCTACCAGCCGGCGTAACAAAATCATGACTAAAAGCCACATTACACTGGAAATGAAAGGTCTTCCATATGGACCCTTTACTGGGAGTTTGATGCATTAACCCAGGATGAAGTAAATTTGAAAGCAGTTATTAGCGCGGCGGGATTATTGAGGGAGAGCACTTAGAACATGTGAACAGAATGACTTTTCTTGGCGACTCTCATTAATTTAGCTGAAATgaaacagggagcaggagcCCTGCAGAGCGAACCTCTGGATCAATAAAACGGAGACTCGGGGAGACCAAGAACCCCgggtaaacccccccccccagcacgaGTCAGTGATACTGTCCAATTTGACATTATTGAGCTAACAGAGATTTCATCACGATAAATATCACCTGTCTGCCTTTGCAGAAAAGGACAGTTTTTGCAGCCTTTATTACAAACCTCTCCCTTTTCCCTCCAATAATTGAAGGTCAAGAGCATTTTTAGAGGTAATTAACCACAGCCAGTCAAAATCTGCACACCAGGACATGTTCAAGAGTAAAAGGTCAAGTTTAGTAAACGCAAATGTGGAGTTTTGTGGCGTCGTCAACATTGTTTTAATCAAACTGCTTTTTCTTTCCATGTCAAACAACCTGGCATATTTGTGTGATATGTGACTATATATTAAGAACTGAGCAGCAagagaggacatgaagaagGTTTTATGGTGAGGACAATGGGACAAAATTAGAGCTCTGGCTCTATGAATCCTGTAGCCGAGGACTGAAACCAATGTTGTCTCTTCGGTTTGCCATTTTGTCAGTTTTAACATCACACATCCAAATCTGCCGTTGGATTTATGTCGGGGTTTTTTTAGTTTTGCTGATCATGAGGCTCAACTTGACCCTGGTGGTGTTAACCACATAAAAATACCAAGCGAGGACATCGGCGCTGCGAGGACCTCGCCATCAAATATCTCAATCAGAATCCATATTTACTCCTCCTTCCCACCCCGATCAAGTCAGATATTAATTCTCTCAACAGATACCACGttaatgaaatgaaatcttTTAATtggaattaattaattaatacaTAGAATTCCTCGATGCTTTCATCatataaaaaatacaaatgttcTCTCACAGTGACGGACATAACAACAGTATATTACAGGCCCAGCTTTAAAATCATGGCAACGGAATTTTACAAGATAAATAAGCTTTCTGGCTTATGTACAGCAGCGTTAAATAGAATTTTTCAGCAtaattgacaaaaaaagaaatgcagtgCACACTAAGCCAAAACAGCTACAACATAAACACATCCTCGGTATTTGAAATTACTACGGACAGACATGCAAAAAGCTTTCAAACGTCTTGAACAAACCCAGCAAACAGCAAGTAAGGCGCATGTCCTCAGAGTCACCGTCAGGCGGAAAAAAACTCCAAGCGTGATTAATAATGATGGTAATAAATGTTAAGCTCAGCCGAGGGACAGTTCTAGTAGACGGTTCATctttgaagaggaaaaaaaatcagcattttggGGACCGTGGTGACAAGAAAGATGGTGCTTTGGCTTAAAGGGCAAATATGTTTAAGAGTCAtcatcagtttttatgacaTGGAAGAGGGTGACGTTAAATATTACCTGGTGTCCATTATTCCAAGCATACAGAGCCCTCTCTCTGGCGTTGTAGCCGAGCATGGAGATATGAAAGTACTGGTTGTGGAAAGGAATGTCTACGTATTCATAAGTGGACGTCTTTGTGGAGTAAGCGTAGTACACCTTTGCGCCGGACAGGTGAGAGTTGGTGATGTACAGCGTCCCGCAGATCATGAAGGATTCTCCGGCGTTTCTTTTCGAGTACTCTGTGTTCCAAGTGTTCAGGACCTGCAGGGTGTCGGGGTCGATCTGGGAGATGACAATATTCCCAGCGTTTTGATTGGTTGCGTACACCACCCACATTCCCAGTTCGTCCGCCATGACGTCAATGTCCGAGTATCCTCCCCACGTGTACGGGTACATGTTGTGGAAGCCGGCGAACTCCAGTGCTCTCTGTGCTAGCACACTGCCCGTCTCGAAGCTGTACTTGACAATGATGTTGCTCTGGTACTTGTTGTAATAAAGTGAGCCATTAAAGACGATGTGGTTGGTTCCTTCCCACTTAAAGGGCAGCGTATACGTCCGGGACACCGCACCCGTGACAAAGTCCTCCAGCGTCTTATATTCGCGCACTATCTTGCTGTTAGTGTAACTGTCCATGTACCAGACCTGCGCCAGGGacgaggaggacagaggtgtgtgAGGAATGTgcaaaggcaaataaacactAAAGCTCAGCTGTTTCCTGATTTATTAGCCGTTATTTACTTTTTAATAGTAACCTATTCAAAAGGATCTGGAATTTGATTCTATACAAAAACACCACAGTTTGATTTCCTCGGAGTTGAGGAATGCTTCCCCATTCCCGCTACTCACCCTGTTATTTCTGGTTAATGCCGACGGGTCAGTCATCCATGCCCCAAAGCGCGTCCCAGATGTCTTTATTGTTGCAGGACCAGTGATTTTCATTAATTTTCCACACGCTGTTAATAAAGAAATGCAGCGGTAAGATGTGGCGTGCTGATTTTTGCCTCTGACTAGATGATCCAATTTCGTGCACGTCCCAGCAGATTTTCCCCTCCGTGCATACTAAGTGCCCATGCAGACGGAGAGTGGCTTAATTTGACTTAATTTGACTCGTAAGGGTGCAACCACTAGCTGAAGGTAGCTGGGGGTTCCTTTGAAATCCGCTCACGTTAGGCCAAAGGGATTTCCTATAATGCTCCAAAAAATTGAACTGTACACAAGTGACGTGTGCAACTATAATCCCTACTGGcaggctggttagggttagagctgGATGCAATGTAGCATAATCGTTGCTAATGTTACTCGTTGCTAACTGTCTCTTGTAAACCAACTCTGCGTCCTTCCATTAACAGGAAGCAAACATTAGAATCCAACGGCTGTTGGGCCGAGACGATTCACCGGAAGACACAACCCgccgcacacacgcacgcatttAGAACTTACTCAGTTTGCCCATGCAGCTGCGGAGCCTGCTGTCTAGTCGGAGAACGCGCTTATAGAGCTCATCGTATTCATAGGCCCCGAGCTCCTCTTGGATTCCTGTCAGCACGGCCGACAGGTTCCTGATTTCCTCTTTGAACTGGGAAATGAGTGCAGCATCCATCTTGTACTGCTCCAGCACAGGAATCAATGGCTTCAGCTCATCCATCCTGTCCTTAAGCTCCTGCAGAAGTGACAGAAGtgagcagaagaaaagggaaacaGAGAGAGGTCAAAGAATAGCAGAGGGATGATGACAGAGAGGTTTTTGCTCGAGTGACGCAACCTGCGGTAAAAAGTAAGTTAGTTGTGTCAGATGAATGGACGGATTATCATAGTGGGCAtgttgtgtgcacgtgtgtgtgtgtgtgtgtatggggggcaACATCCACTTGCttaatctgtttattttatGGACATTCATCTTCTCAGGAATGTTGTGTTGGGAGCGTATGCAGCAAATATCTACCAGATCACGACCAAGTGTCACATTTTATGAAACTTCTTATAGTGTACGTTTGCCATCTTGTCTTGCGGTACGCCGCAGCAGAGATCTATTATTCCCATACCAGCTGTCCACACCCGCAGCGCTTCAGGAAAATGGACAGAAAATGGCCCAATTGCAGGTGCTATTGTAGATGGGAAGCTTTAAAAGACTGACTGGAGAGCTCTGCACCCTGGCAAAAAGGGGCCTGTTATTGTACCAAAGCGCTTCACCTGGCATGAGATTAAAGGCATTTTTACCCACCTTTGGAAAAAGCTGCCTCAAGTCTTTAGGCCATCATAGTTGACTACGCGGATTAAACACACCTGCAAATTACCTGGAAGTT
Proteins encoded in this window:
- the olfm3a gene encoding noelin-3a; the encoded protein is MRVPFSVLYPVLSITVFGFYPSMTISPQEGWQVYSSAQDADGRCICTVVAPEQSLCSRDAKSRQLRQLLEKVQNMSQSIEVLNLRTQRDFQYVMKMESQMKGLRSKFRQIEDDRKSIIARNFQELKDRMDELKPLIPVLEQYKMDAALISQFKEEIRNLSAVLTGIQEELGAYEYDELYKRVLRLDSRLRSCMGKLTCGKLMKITGPATIKTSGTRFGAWMTDPSALTRNNRVWYMDSYTNSKIVREYKTLEDFVTGAVSRTYTLPFKWEGTNHIVFNGSLYYNKYQSNIIVKYSFETGSVLAQRALEFAGFHNMYPYTWGGYSDIDVMADELGMWVVYATNQNAGNIVISQIDPDTLQVLNTWNTEYSKRNAGESFMICGTLYITNSHLSGAKVYYAYSTKTSTYEYVDIPFHNQYFHISMLGYNARERALYAWNNGHQVIFNVTLFHVIKTDDDS